A genomic segment from Bacillota bacterium encodes:
- a CDS encoding phosphomannomutase/phosphoglucomutase: MPVVNPQIFREYDVRGLVGKDLSRETVDLIGRAYGTYIRRRGLTDVVVGRDNRLSSRAYRDTIVEALLETGCNVMDIGLVVTPIFYFTRARYGIEGGVMITGSHNPPEFNGFKLGKGVATMYGEEIQDLRRLVESGRFEKGRGSLSMLDPVSEYIETIRNGIKLGPRKVTVVVDCGNGAGGLFGPRALEAIGCDVIPLFCEPDGNFPNHFPDPVKPENLAHLVEAVRKHGADVGVAYDGDADRLGAVDENGNHLWGDILMVLFWREIIPRHPGADALVEVKCSQALVDEIRRLGGNPIFSKTGHSLIKAKMKEIGAIFTGEMSGHMFFADEYYGFDDAIYASARLMRIISHSDKSISEMLGDIPRYYSTPETRVDCPDDVKFRVVKEMTEHFRSRYDVIEVDGARVLFPKGWGLVRASNTQPALVLRAEATDPESLEDIKAQMQGKLSQYPEVGEIDW; the protein is encoded by the coding sequence ATGCCGGTGGTCAATCCTCAGATTTTCCGCGAGTACGATGTGAGGGGACTCGTAGGCAAGGACTTGAGCCGTGAGACGGTCGACCTGATCGGCAGGGCGTACGGCACGTACATCAGGCGGCGCGGCCTGACCGACGTTGTCGTGGGGCGTGACAACAGGCTTTCTTCGCGCGCGTACAGGGACACCATCGTAGAGGCGCTTCTCGAAACCGGCTGCAACGTCATGGATATCGGCCTGGTTGTGACACCCATCTTCTACTTCACCCGTGCGAGGTACGGGATAGAAGGTGGCGTCATGATAACGGGCAGCCACAACCCTCCCGAGTTCAACGGGTTCAAGCTCGGCAAGGGCGTCGCGACAATGTACGGGGAGGAGATACAGGACCTGCGCAGGCTCGTGGAATCCGGCAGGTTCGAGAAGGGCCGCGGCTCTCTCAGCATGCTCGACCCCGTCTCCGAATACATCGAGACCATCCGAAACGGCATCAAGCTGGGCCCGCGGAAGGTCACGGTCGTTGTAGACTGCGGGAACGGAGCAGGCGGGTTGTTCGGCCCTCGCGCGCTGGAAGCGATCGGCTGCGACGTCATTCCGCTGTTCTGCGAGCCTGACGGCAACTTCCCCAACCATTTTCCCGACCCGGTAAAACCCGAGAATTTGGCCCACCTGGTCGAAGCCGTGCGGAAACATGGCGCCGACGTGGGCGTGGCTTACGACGGGGACGCCGACAGGCTGGGGGCGGTAGACGAAAACGGGAACCACCTCTGGGGCGACATCCTCATGGTCCTGTTCTGGAGGGAGATAATCCCCAGGCATCCGGGTGCGGACGCCCTGGTAGAAGTCAAGTGCTCCCAGGCGCTCGTCGACGAGATCAGGAGGCTCGGAGGGAACCCCATATTCTCGAAGACGGGGCACTCGCTGATTAAGGCGAAGATGAAAGAGATCGGCGCCATATTCACGGGCGAGATGTCGGGCCACATGTTCTTCGCGGACGAGTACTACGGGTTCGACGATGCGATCTACGCCTCCGCCAGGCTCATGAGGATAATCTCGCACAGCGACAAGAGCATCTCAGAGATGCTGGGCGACATTCCCAGGTATTACTCCACCCCCGAAACCAGGGTTGACTGCCCGGACGACGTGAAGTTCAGGGTGGTAAAGGAAATGACGGAACACTTCCGGTCGCGGTACGACGTAATAGAAGTGGACGGTGCGCGGGTGCTGTTCCCGAAAGGGTGGGGCCTCGTCAGGGCGTCCAACACCCAGCCCGCGCTGGTCCTGAGGGCGGAGGCGACCGACCCCGAATCGCTCGAGGACATAAAAGCTCAAATGCAGGGGAAACTGTCGCAGTACCCCGAGGTCGGTGAGATAGACTG
- a CDS encoding GntR family transcriptional regulator: protein MAGGPVGISLACWHPVTQELLGALRRMILTGELEPGQRLIERDIADRLGVSRTPVRECIRKLESEGLVEHLPRKGCVVRRVSAGEVVEVFMIRSSLEPLASRLAAERRMPRDVTRLRKILTDLRSAAARGDSSTAHDFHVLFHETIFRAARSPRLAGMLKTLMHQSFWYARVAYTIPGRIEQAQAEHAAMLDAIETGDSDLAESRSREHVNRSKAAYMSIQSTVTRA from the coding sequence TTGGCGGGAGGACCCGTGGGCATCAGCCTCGCTTGCTGGCATCCGGTAACACAGGAACTGCTGGGGGCGCTGCGACGGATGATCCTCACCGGTGAACTTGAACCGGGCCAGAGGTTGATAGAGCGAGATATCGCAGACAGGCTCGGCGTCAGCAGGACCCCTGTAAGAGAGTGCATCCGGAAGCTGGAATCGGAAGGCCTGGTGGAGCATCTTCCGCGTAAAGGATGCGTGGTCCGACGCGTGAGCGCAGGTGAAGTTGTGGAGGTATTCATGATCCGGTCGTCGCTGGAGCCTCTGGCCAGCCGGCTGGCCGCGGAGCGCAGGATGCCCCGCGACGTCACGAGGCTGCGAAAGATCCTCACCGATCTGCGGTCGGCGGCGGCCCGGGGGGATTCGTCCACTGCGCACGATTTCCACGTCCTTTTCCACGAGACGATATTCCGCGCGGCGCGGAGCCCCAGGCTCGCGGGGATGCTCAAGACCCTGATGCACCAGAGCTTCTGGTATGCCCGCGTCGCATACACCATACCGGGCAGGATCGAACAGGCCCAGGCAGAGCACGCGGCAATGCTCGATGCCATCGAGACGGGAGACTCGGACCTCGCCGAATCGCGCTCGCGCGAGCACGTCAACCGCTCCAAGGCGGCTTACATGAGCATACAATCGACGGTTACGAGGGCATAA
- a CDS encoding CDC48 family AAA ATPase encodes MSDDVRRPEATLKVQECLPDDARKGIARIDVSYLGVLDVKFGDYVEIAGRRTTCARVVPAFGDVYGFGVIQIDGVTRENAGTAVGEPVRVRKCEPSPAISVVLSPLLAREFDSKRDIEYLSRSLRGLPVTKGDRVEAPLLGQQFESFTVTGSAPKGPVVITADTQVKVGPPETLDGRQIRVSYEDIGGLHRQVRRIRELIEMPVRFSGLFRRLGIEPPRGVLMYGPPGTGKTLIARAVASESDVHFIHVNGPEIMHKYYGESEARLREIFDEARRKAPSVIFLDELDALAPRRGEVLGDVEKRVVGQLLALMDGLVARGDVIVLAATNMPDLVDPALRRPGRFDREIPVPVPDKSDRLEILRIHTRGMALAPDVSLARLADLTHGFVGADLANLCREAGMRALRRLLPRMGSGGTEVREAGDPLADAGVVAGELFEITITAGDFLEALKEIEPSAMREFFSEVPEVRWGDIGALDDVKQAMASLVEWPMKHPDLYERAGITPPKGVLLSGPTGTGKTLVAKAVATETGVNFIPVPGPVLYSKWLGESEKAVRELFRKARQAAPCILFFDELDSIAGTRGHGATAGGSERLVSQLLFEIDGLEDLKGVVVLAATNRIDLIDPALLRPGRFDFIVEFKPPDSSGRLEILKVHTRKTPLEPGVDLIEIAAMTEGFTGSDLAGVCRHASILAVREYMARSAVAAGGTGEFRLSMRHFAAGVEAIRGQVKEGCHRYQG; translated from the coding sequence GTGAGTGACGATGTGCGGCGCCCGGAAGCAACCTTAAAGGTACAGGAGTGCCTGCCCGATGACGCGCGAAAGGGTATCGCCAGGATAGACGTGTCGTACCTTGGCGTGCTTGACGTCAAGTTCGGTGATTACGTCGAGATCGCCGGAAGGCGCACAACCTGCGCCAGGGTGGTGCCGGCGTTTGGCGACGTGTACGGTTTCGGCGTTATTCAGATAGACGGTGTGACCCGGGAAAACGCAGGCACAGCGGTCGGCGAACCGGTCAGGGTACGCAAGTGCGAGCCCTCCCCCGCGATTTCGGTCGTCCTATCCCCCCTTCTCGCCCGCGAGTTCGACTCGAAGAGGGACATCGAGTATCTCTCGCGTTCGCTACGGGGGCTCCCCGTGACGAAGGGCGACAGGGTGGAGGCGCCGCTGCTCGGTCAGCAATTCGAGTCGTTCACCGTCACCGGCTCCGCCCCGAAGGGGCCGGTGGTGATCACGGCCGACACCCAGGTCAAGGTCGGCCCGCCTGAGACCCTGGACGGTCGCCAGATCCGCGTATCCTACGAGGACATAGGCGGGCTCCACCGGCAGGTACGGAGGATCCGCGAGCTCATAGAGATGCCTGTCCGGTTTTCCGGCCTGTTCCGCCGCCTCGGGATCGAGCCGCCGAGGGGCGTCCTCATGTACGGCCCACCCGGGACCGGGAAAACTCTGATCGCCCGCGCGGTCGCGAGCGAATCCGACGTGCATTTCATCCACGTAAACGGCCCCGAGATAATGCACAAATACTACGGCGAAAGCGAAGCCCGGCTGCGCGAGATTTTCGACGAGGCGAGGCGCAAGGCCCCTAGCGTGATATTCCTCGACGAACTCGACGCGCTCGCGCCGAGGCGGGGTGAGGTGCTCGGAGACGTCGAGAAGCGCGTGGTCGGCCAGCTCCTCGCGCTCATGGACGGGCTGGTGGCGAGGGGCGACGTCATAGTCCTCGCGGCCACGAACATGCCCGACCTCGTTGACCCGGCGCTGAGGCGCCCCGGCCGCTTCGACCGCGAGATCCCCGTCCCCGTTCCCGACAAGAGCGACCGTCTCGAGATACTCCGGATACACACCCGCGGCATGGCGCTGGCCCCGGACGTGAGCCTGGCGAGACTCGCCGACCTCACGCACGGCTTCGTCGGGGCCGACCTTGCGAACCTGTGCAGGGAAGCAGGGATGCGGGCCTTGCGGCGCCTGTTGCCGCGCATGGGAAGCGGCGGGACGGAAGTGCGGGAGGCCGGCGACCCGCTGGCGGACGCCGGCGTGGTCGCCGGCGAATTGTTCGAGATCACCATCACCGCCGGCGACTTCCTCGAGGCACTGAAGGAAATCGAGCCCTCGGCGATGCGTGAGTTCTTTTCGGAAGTGCCCGAGGTGCGCTGGGGCGACATAGGCGCTCTCGACGACGTGAAACAGGCCATGGCCTCCCTGGTCGAATGGCCCATGAAACACCCTGACCTGTACGAGCGGGCCGGGATCACCCCGCCGAAAGGCGTCCTGCTTTCGGGACCCACGGGCACCGGCAAGACCCTTGTAGCCAAAGCCGTCGCAACCGAGACCGGAGTCAACTTCATTCCGGTGCCGGGCCCCGTCCTGTATTCGAAGTGGCTGGGTGAGTCCGAGAAAGCCGTTCGCGAGCTGTTCAGGAAGGCCCGGCAGGCCGCCCCGTGCATCCTCTTCTTCGACGAGCTCGATTCAATCGCGGGCACGCGCGGCCACGGCGCCACGGCCGGCGGCTCGGAGCGACTCGTCAGCCAGCTGCTGTTCGAGATCGACGGTCTCGAAGACCTCAAGGGAGTCGTCGTACTCGCCGCCACCAACAGGATCGACCTCATCGACCCCGCTCTGCTCAGGCCCGGGAGGTTCGACTTCATAGTCGAGTTCAAACCCCCGGACTCCAGCGGCAGGCTCGAGATACTCAAGGTCCACACGAGAAAGACGCCGCTCGAGCCCGGTGTGGACCTCATCGAGATAGCCGCGATGACGGAGGGCTTCACCGGTTCCGATCTCGCGGGCGTTTGCCGCCACGCGTCCATCCTCGCCGTGCGGGAGTACATGGCGCGCAGCGCGGTCGCGGCCGGCGGAACCGGGGAATTCCGCCTGTCCATGAGGCACTTCGCCGCGGGTGTAGAGGCCATCAGGGGTCAGGTGAAGGAGGGATGCCATCGCTACCAGGGCTAG
- a CDS encoding pyruvate ferredoxin oxidoreductase encodes MGKKKFMSGVVATANAVKLADVDVIATYPIRPYTGVMSELTRMVADGELDAEILHAAGEHDQLAIAYGASAAGARTFVGSSGVGVTFAFEVYSPMSGARLPAQCMIADRTLDPPGDFGSEHTEALCCRDQAWIMGWAENPQEALDLSLLFYRIGEDPRVLLPQFACQDGYFVSHIPGEVDIPDPAQVKEFLPPYKNHHSLDPNKPQIIGAQIEPKMGPPLQYQRKMAVDAARKVIVEAHEDFGRIFGRKYDPWMEEYLTEDADAVFFIQGAHAATARAVARRMRDQGAKVGVVKLRTFRPFPSREVCDRLSRFKVVGIVNNDACFGISGGAGVLFSEVRTALYGLGDRVKTIGFVAGLGGEVISREELYSMGKVMLEAARTGVVEKDTYWLPFELSA; translated from the coding sequence GTGGGCAAGAAAAAGTTCATGTCCGGGGTTGTGGCGACGGCCAATGCGGTTAAACTCGCCGACGTCGACGTCATCGCCACGTACCCCATCAGGCCCTACACGGGCGTCATGTCGGAACTTACCAGGATGGTGGCCGACGGGGAGCTCGACGCCGAGATACTCCACGCTGCGGGCGAGCACGACCAGCTAGCTATTGCGTATGGGGCGTCCGCAGCGGGCGCCAGGACGTTCGTGGGGAGCTCCGGCGTCGGGGTAACGTTTGCCTTCGAGGTGTACTCCCCCATGTCCGGCGCGCGACTCCCCGCCCAGTGCATGATCGCCGACAGGACCCTCGACCCGCCCGGCGACTTCGGTTCGGAACACACCGAGGCGCTGTGCTGCCGGGACCAGGCCTGGATAATGGGCTGGGCGGAGAACCCGCAGGAAGCGCTGGACCTGAGCCTGCTGTTCTACCGCATAGGCGAGGACCCGCGGGTTCTCCTCCCGCAGTTCGCATGCCAGGACGGGTATTTCGTGTCACACATCCCCGGCGAGGTCGACATCCCCGACCCCGCTCAGGTCAAAGAGTTCCTGCCGCCATACAAGAACCACCACTCCCTCGACCCGAACAAGCCCCAGATCATCGGCGCGCAGATCGAGCCGAAGATGGGCCCGCCCTTGCAGTACCAGAGGAAGATGGCCGTCGACGCGGCGCGCAAGGTGATCGTCGAGGCGCACGAGGACTTCGGCAGGATCTTCGGCCGGAAGTACGATCCCTGGATGGAGGAGTACTTGACTGAGGACGCCGACGCCGTGTTCTTCATACAGGGCGCGCACGCGGCAACCGCCAGGGCGGTCGCCCGCAGGATGAGGGATCAGGGCGCAAAGGTCGGCGTGGTGAAGCTCCGCACCTTCCGCCCGTTTCCCTCCCGGGAGGTATGCGACAGGCTGTCAAGATTCAAGGTAGTGGGGATCGTCAACAACGACGCGTGCTTCGGTATCAGCGGCGGAGCGGGTGTCCTCTTCAGCGAGGTCCGCACCGCTCTGTACGGCCTCGGCGACAGGGTGAAGACCATCGGCTTCGTCGCCGGTCTCGGCGGCGAGGTCATAAGCCGCGAGGAGCTATACTCGATGGGCAAGGTAATGCTCGAGGCCGCCAGGACGGGCGTCGTCGAGAAGGATACGTACTGGCTGCCGTTCGAGCTCAGCGCCTGA
- a CDS encoding pyruvate ferredoxin oxidoreductase (catalyzes the formation of acetyl-CoA from pyruvate and coenzyme A) yields MLEDIRSLAKAPKEEYYAPGHRTCAGCGPALVYRLVAKAAGPNTIFIGPTGCMYVANTSYGCGPWKVPWIHAQITNGGGVGSGIAAAYKAILRKGKKTGEYPNVIVMAGDGGATDIGLTSISGAAYRGHDMLIICYDNESYANTGIQTSPTTPWGAWTTFTPAGPVIPEGKRIWQKDNPKLMAAGHPALKFIATASLAYPLDLMNKVRRGLNATGPAYLHIHAPCPKGWMFAPDLTLEMGRLAVQTGMWQMYEVSGGRFKLTLEPEKRLPVTEYVTRQGRFRHLKPEHIEKIQQFIDAKCVEAGIKAVTPPATA; encoded by the coding sequence ATGCTTGAAGACATCCGCTCGCTGGCTAAAGCCCCGAAGGAAGAGTATTACGCGCCCGGCCACCGTACCTGCGCGGGCTGTGGCCCGGCGCTCGTGTACAGGCTCGTGGCGAAGGCGGCCGGTCCCAACACCATATTCATAGGCCCGACCGGCTGCATGTACGTCGCTAACACCAGCTACGGGTGCGGCCCGTGGAAGGTGCCGTGGATCCACGCCCAGATCACCAATGGCGGCGGTGTGGGCTCGGGAATCGCGGCCGCATACAAGGCGATACTGCGCAAAGGCAAGAAAACGGGCGAGTACCCCAACGTGATAGTGATGGCGGGGGACGGCGGCGCCACCGACATAGGGCTGACCAGCATCTCGGGCGCGGCGTACCGCGGCCACGACATGCTGATCATCTGCTACGACAACGAGTCCTACGCCAACACCGGCATCCAGACGTCGCCCACCACGCCGTGGGGCGCGTGGACCACGTTCACCCCCGCCGGCCCGGTGATCCCCGAGGGCAAGAGGATATGGCAAAAGGACAACCCCAAGCTCATGGCCGCCGGCCACCCGGCATTGAAGTTCATAGCCACGGCGTCCCTCGCGTACCCGCTCGACCTGATGAACAAGGTCAGGAGGGGGCTGAACGCCACCGGCCCGGCATACCTCCACATCCACGCCCCCTGTCCCAAGGGATGGATGTTCGCTCCCGATCTCACCCTGGAGATGGGCAGGCTTGCCGTGCAGACCGGCATGTGGCAGATGTACGAGGTGTCCGGAGGCCGCTTCAAACTCACCCTGGAGCCGGAGAAGAGGCTCCCCGTCACGGAATATGTCACCAGGCAGGGAAGGTTCCGCCACCTCAAACCCGAGCACATCGAGAAGATCCAGCAGTTCATCGACGCGAAGTGCGTCGAGGCCGGCATCAAAGCGGTGACGCCGCCCGCAACGGCTTAA
- a CDS encoding L-lactate permease yields MIEVMARYLSPGTWILGISPIATVLVLMVALRWGGAKAGAVAWLWAALVSLTCFGGDVTTLASGTAKGLWETLFILLIVWGAMSVYGLIDGMGGFPVITSTFNRVTGGDRLLQILIIGMVFPAWMQGVLGFGTPVAVTAPLLIGLGFDPILAVTIPLLGHSWTVTFGSLGSSYWTLQRMTGLAEKPLALWSAVYFVPMCVMMFFFGAFWYSKLVYGDPWREVKRGWFPWLSLGVIQGMAIFLFSAYVFPSIGGFMAGFVGLAWGSLIRKFPFYRVEVSDQTVAAQAGTGPAVTAPATKEGQKPASRQLTFGQAFLPYVVIIVLVLAIYLSPLLQPVLGTPNIRAILEQNQFQLGPAWPQTKTALGFVNAKAAKYSPLRIFTMPGSIIWGSLIISVAIYTIAGLFKPQVWKKIGERLIKAAIPASLTLIPLSMMSVVMMEHGITTLLAVGTAKATGALYPFFANYIGQLGAFMTGSNTASNILFGAFQRDTALVLGITPFLVAGAQTVGGAIGNIHCPMNITLGTGSAGIPGREGEVMSRTLTTGAIIGLVTGVLSLVLVSMFPRAGL; encoded by the coding sequence GTGATTGAAGTAATGGCGCGTTACCTTTCCCCGGGCACCTGGATCCTTGGGATCTCCCCGATAGCGACCGTGCTCGTCCTCATGGTGGCGCTTCGCTGGGGTGGGGCCAAGGCGGGGGCCGTCGCATGGCTGTGGGCGGCACTCGTTTCCCTGACATGCTTCGGCGGCGACGTGACCACCCTGGCGAGCGGCACCGCCAAGGGTCTCTGGGAGACGCTGTTTATCCTCCTGATAGTCTGGGGCGCCATGTCGGTTTATGGGCTCATCGACGGGATGGGCGGGTTCCCCGTGATCACGTCGACATTCAACAGGGTCACGGGCGGCGACCGTTTACTCCAGATCCTAATAATCGGCATGGTGTTTCCCGCCTGGATGCAAGGGGTGCTCGGATTCGGGACCCCCGTGGCGGTCACGGCGCCGCTCCTTATCGGTCTCGGCTTCGACCCCATCCTGGCGGTCACTATCCCGCTGCTCGGTCACAGCTGGACCGTAACGTTCGGCTCCCTTGGCAGCTCCTACTGGACCCTCCAGCGGATGACCGGCCTGGCGGAGAAACCCCTGGCGTTGTGGTCGGCGGTTTATTTCGTCCCGATGTGCGTCATGATGTTTTTCTTCGGCGCGTTCTGGTACTCCAAACTCGTCTACGGCGATCCATGGAGAGAGGTGAAGCGCGGGTGGTTCCCGTGGCTGTCGCTCGGGGTCATACAGGGGATGGCGATCTTCCTGTTCTCGGCGTACGTTTTCCCCTCAATCGGCGGATTCATGGCGGGGTTTGTCGGCCTGGCGTGGGGTAGCCTGATACGCAAATTCCCGTTCTACAGGGTCGAGGTGAGCGACCAGACCGTGGCTGCACAGGCAGGCACAGGCCCGGCGGTAACGGCCCCCGCCACGAAAGAGGGCCAAAAGCCGGCAAGCAGGCAGCTGACCTTCGGGCAGGCGTTCCTCCCCTACGTCGTGATCATCGTCCTTGTGCTGGCAATATACCTGTCGCCACTTCTCCAGCCGGTGCTGGGGACGCCAAACATCAGGGCAATACTGGAGCAGAACCAGTTTCAGCTCGGCCCCGCATGGCCTCAAACCAAGACAGCGCTGGGGTTCGTGAACGCCAAGGCCGCCAAGTACTCCCCGCTACGCATCTTCACCATGCCCGGCTCGATCATCTGGGGGTCGCTGATAATCTCGGTGGCGATCTACACCATCGCCGGCCTGTTCAAGCCCCAGGTATGGAAGAAGATCGGTGAGAGGTTGATCAAGGCCGCGATACCCGCCAGCCTCACGCTAATACCTCTCAGCATGATGTCCGTGGTCATGATGGAGCACGGCATAACGACCCTCCTTGCCGTCGGAACGGCGAAGGCGACGGGCGCGCTGTACCCGTTCTTCGCCAACTACATCGGCCAGCTCGGCGCGTTCATGACCGGAAGCAACACCGCGTCCAACATCCTTTTTGGGGCGTTCCAGCGTGACACGGCACTCGTGCTCGGGATCACCCCCTTCCTGGTAGCCGGGGCGCAGACTGTCGGCGGCGCCATCGGAAACATCCACTGCCCCATGAACATCACCCTCGGCACGGGCTCCGCGGGAATACCGGGCCGCGAGGGGGAGGTCATGTCGAGGACTCTGACCACGGGAGCAATTATCGGCCTGGTCACCGGCGTCTTGTCCCTGGTGCTGGTCTCGATGTTCCCCAGGGCCGGGCTGTAG
- a CDS encoding NAD(P)-dependent oxidoreductase produces MKVLITGAAGSVGRHLVRRYLEKGWNVRALDASPAVSDLRAGLPEDCAGLLDTVCARVEDEEYLGEAVAGMDAVVHLAWSFSDDPRTLLATDIKGHIDLLERMVASGVRRLVYTSSAVVYGAPLRVPIDETHPLKVDLARKPFYAAMKVAAENLNLAYAAHHRLEVTNIRFWWAYGDDIGGRHLREMAVAALRGNPLEVVAGAGGSFLHLDDLSRIVELAVTTESNRAGTFNVASGFVSWEDVATAIARAAGSNAGVHAVPEDQWRGSPFMMGRWELSEALAQEKLGYAPAFTPEEVRSSVMRAVGRMTSRVAALARAG; encoded by the coding sequence GTGAAGGTGCTGATTACCGGCGCTGCCGGGTCGGTGGGGCGTCATCTCGTTAGGCGCTACCTCGAGAAGGGCTGGAACGTCAGGGCGCTCGATGCCAGTCCCGCGGTGAGCGACCTGCGCGCCGGCCTCCCGGAGGACTGCGCCGGACTGCTCGACACCGTCTGCGCCAGGGTCGAGGACGAGGAATACCTCGGCGAGGCCGTAGCGGGGATGGACGCGGTGGTCCACCTCGCCTGGTCGTTCAGCGACGACCCGCGTACACTCCTCGCGACCGACATAAAGGGCCACATCGACCTGTTAGAGCGCATGGTGGCAAGCGGCGTGCGGCGCCTCGTGTACACCAGCAGCGCGGTCGTGTACGGGGCACCCCTGAGGGTGCCCATTGACGAGACGCACCCCCTCAAGGTGGATCTGGCCAGGAAGCCGTTCTACGCCGCCATGAAGGTGGCGGCCGAGAACCTGAACCTCGCCTACGCAGCCCATCATCGCCTCGAGGTCACAAACATCAGATTCTGGTGGGCGTACGGCGACGACATCGGTGGGCGTCACCTGCGGGAGATGGCGGTCGCCGCCCTGCGCGGCAACCCGCTCGAGGTGGTGGCCGGCGCGGGCGGATCCTTCCTGCACCTCGACGACCTTTCGCGCATCGTGGAGCTGGCGGTCACGACCGAGTCCAATCGTGCCGGTACTTTCAACGTCGCGAGCGGGTTCGTGAGCTGGGAGGACGTCGCAACCGCGATCGCCAGGGCCGCAGGCTCGAATGCCGGGGTCCACGCAGTTCCCGAAGACCAATGGAGGGGCTCGCCGTTTATGATGGGCCGGTGGGAGCTGTCGGAGGCGCTCGCGCAGGAGAAGTTGGGGTACGCCCCCGCGTTCACGCCAGAAGAGGTACGGTCGTCCGTGATGCGGGCGGTGGGCCGCATGACCTCGAGGGTCGCGGCCCTCGCCCGTGCTGGCTAG